The segment AAGGCGTGAAGATGCGTGCCCTCGAGCCGGCGACCGCGCTGGCGGGCGGAGCGGAGAAGCGCGATGCCTTCGGCCACATTCAGCTCGCCAAGCAAGGCGTCGGCGATGCCCTCAGCACCCGGATCGAGGATGCGACCGGCTTCGAGACTCGGGTCACCGTCCTCGGCCACCTGCAGCGCGGCGGCTCGCCTTCCCCGGTCGACCGAATCTGGGCGACCCGCCTGGGAGTCGCGGCCACCGACCTGCTGGTCGACCGCAAGGCAGGGATGATCCCCATCCGGCGCGATGGACGGGTCGCGGTGGTGCCGTTGCGGGACGTGATCGCGGAAACCCGCCGGGTGCCGCGCGAGCTCTACGACTTACAGCAAGTCTTCGGCTAGAACTAACCGGGCCGTGGCGTCGTCCAGCGGCCCATCGCGCACTCGGCCGAAATGACGATGGCCTCGTGTGCGCCTACAGGCCGCATCCGACGCCGGCCCTATTACGCGCGAAAGCGCGGCTCGGCCTGCGGCCTCGCTAACCCGTCCGGCGTTTCTGCCGGTAGAGCGTGGCGTCGGCGGACGCGAGCAGGTCCTCGGCCGTCGCGCCGTCTTGCGGAAAGTTCGCCAGGCCGAGGCTGACCCCGGGGATCTGGAGCAACTCGCGGCCCGCCATGAATCGGTGGCGCGCGATGCCATCCGCGATGCGCTGCGCCACGCTCGCCGCCGCCGCGGCGGGCGTCGAGGGCAACAGGACGACAAACTCATCGCCGCCGTAGCGGGCCACCACGTCTTCGCCGCGGACTGCGTCCATCAGCGCATTGGACACTTCACGAAGAAGCGCGTCACCCGCGAGGTGGCCGTAGGTGTCGTTGATCCGTTTCAGCTCGTCGACGTCGAGGAAGACGATCGAGAAGGTCTCGCCGCCCTCGCTGGCGCGGGCGATCTCCTGCTGGATGCGCTCGAGGAAATGCCGGCGGTTGTTGAGCCGGGTCAAGGGATCATGGCTCGCCTCACGTTTGAGTGTGTCGTGGAGCTGCGCCACCTCGAGGCACGAAGCCAGCTGGGATGCCACCGCCGACATCAGCGCGACGTCCGCTTCCGAAAAGGCATCGGTCTGCTGGCTCTCGGCGTTGAGCACCCCGACGACGCGACCTCGGCTCATGAGCGGAAAGGCCAGCTCGGAGCGAACCTGATCGTCCAGGCCGATGTAGCGCGAATCCGCCTGGACATCAGCCACGATGTGCGGCACGCCGTGCACGTAGACCCAGCCAGTAATGCCCTCGCCGACCGGGATGGTGAGCCCCGTGATGTCCAGCGAGTAGCCGCTGTGCGCACCGACGCGCAGCTCGGTCGCATCGTTGACGGGCAGCAGGATCGACACCATGTAGTAGCCCATCACTTCGCGGATGATGGTGACAATGCGTGTCAACAGCGTGTCCAGGTCGAGCACGGCCGTCGTCTCCTGCGCGATCCGATAGATGATCCGAAGCTCCCGCGAGTCGGCGACCGAGAGGATATCTCTGACGCCGGTCGGCGCCGAATGCGAGGAAAACAATGCCGAGGTCAGCTCCTGAAACCATGGCGTCCGGCCCGACTCCGCCTCGCGACACATGAGCACGAAGGCCTCCGTCAGTTTCGGATCAAGGTTGATGCCGGCGAACCGGGTCAACTCCTCCAGGCCCTCGGCCACGGTCGTCTCGGTCTTGGTCGGCAGATCGAACGTGACATTGAAGAAGGCGTTGACCACCGAGATGATCCGGGTCTCGACCGGGATGGCCTCACCCTTCAAACCGTCGGGGTAGCCCTCGCCGTTGAACCACTCATGGTGAGCCCGGACCAGGGGTGCCAGGTCGGCCAGGGGTTTGAAGCGGCGCAGGACGTCCGCCGCGACGACCGGGTGCGTCATCATCAACGCCCGTTCCTCGCCGTCCAGCCGGCCACGCTTCTTCAAGATGCTGTCGGGGAGATTGATCTTGCCCAGGTCTTGCAGCAGCGCGGCGTAACGCACCCTCCGCCGGCGAGCTGCATTGAACCCGAGGCGCTGGGCCAGTCGCTCTGCCAGCGCGGCGTGCTCGTAGGAGCGGCTGTGCAGCGCCTCGCGCAGCTCGATGGCGCCCGCCAGTGTCAGCACCATGGCGTCTTCCGTCTCTCGGGATTCCTCGAGGAGCCGCGCCGTTTCGAGGGCGGCGGCCGTCTGGTTGGCGAACGCCATCACGGCCGGCAGGTCGGACTCGCGCAGCCCGGGGCCGATGACGGAGATAGCCCCGATCGCCCCATCACCGACGACGAGGGGTGCCGAAATCACCGTGTTCAACTGGAGCAACTCGCTCAGGCGCCGGGCGTTGCCGGCCGCCGAGGGATGAAGGACCATCGCGACCCGCCCGACCAGCTCGTCGTGGTCGCCAACGTACTTCGGCTTGAGGGTGGCGCAGACCTCCTGCAAGATGGGGATGCGCTCGAACGGGATGAACGTCCCAACCCCTTGACGCCCGGTAAGCTTCGCGAGCTCGGCGGCCGGCGGCAGCGCGTGGACGAAGGCGGTTGTCAGACCTTTGCCATCGGGGGCTCGATCGAAAAAATAGGTCGACAGTCCCGCGTCCGCCAGGCGGCTCCCAACGGCCCCGAAAATCGAATTTCGGTCGAGGTGCTGGAGGGCCTGGACTCCAGCCTCGCCAAGCGCTCGCACCAGCGTTGCCGCGGGCGCGTCCGTTCTTCCCCCAGACGCATCGCCGGCCATCTGGGCCAGAAACTGGTTGAAGCCCGCCTCAGCTAGGCGTTCCGGGCGAAAGAACCAAACCCGGCCGATCTTCTCCCCCGGTAGCCGGCCATCGCGCGCCTGACGCCGAACGACTTCGGGATGCCGCTGAATCGCTGCCGCGACCTCCTCGACCGAGAGGAGGTTGGGCAGCTTCATGGCGAGGGGCATCGCCGGTTGTGTGACGCGACGCTTCACTGCTCCCTGCAACGAAGGAAGGTCACGCTTCCTACGTCTTACAACCAGTGGACGCTCCCCCATCCGGGCCGATGCCCGAGCGCCGCACCATCCTGATCACGGATGACAGCAGCGCCAATCGAGACCTGCTCTCCGGGCAGCTTTCAAACCTTGGCTTCTGGACGGAAGCCGCCAACAACGGGGAAGAGGCGATCCGCGTTGCCCGCAAGCTCAAGCCGGACCTGATCTTGATGGATATCGAGATGCCCGTGATGAACGGCCACGAGGCGACCAAGCGACTGAAGGCCGACCCCGTGACCGCTGAGATCCCGGTGTTGATGATGACCGGATTCGATCCGCGGCCGGAACGCGCCAAGATGGTAGAGGCGGGCGGCGATGACCTGATCGTCAAGCCGATCGGGCTGCGCGACCTCCAGGTGCGGGTTCGGGCGTTGCTCCGCCTCAAGGAATTGCGCCGCGACCTCACCAGCACCCAGGAAAGCCTTCGCGAACTGGTAAAGCGCGAGAACCCAACCGAATCGAAGGCGCCCTTCGACGACCGCGTCGCCCTCACCGCCCAGGCGCTGGCCCGTTTGATCGGCCTCGATGCCGAGGATCAGGAGGTCGCCTTCCATGCCGGGCTGCTGCATGACATCGGCCAGATCGGCATCCCCGAGGCGCTCCTCACCAAGCAGGGCAGGCTTTCACCGGACGAGTTCGACCAGATCAAGCAGCACACCATCCTGGGCGCCGAGATCGCCGGACCGTTTCGCCCGGCGACCGTGCTGGCGCCGGCCATCCGGCATCACCACGAGCGCTGGGACGGCACCGGCTACCCTGACAAGCTGCAGGGCCCGGCCATCCCTATCATGGCGCGCATCGTCTCGGTGGCCGACGCCTTCCTTGCCATGATCACCGACCGGCCCT is part of the Candidatus Dormiibacterota bacterium genome and harbors:
- a CDS encoding diguanylate cyclase, translated to MKRRVTQPAMPLAMKLPNLLSVEEVAAAIQRHPEVVRRQARDGRLPGEKIGRVWFFRPERLAEAGFNQFLAQMAGDASGGRTDAPAATLVRALGEAGVQALQHLDRNSIFGAVGSRLADAGLSTYFFDRAPDGKGLTTAFVHALPPAAELAKLTGRQGVGTFIPFERIPILQEVCATLKPKYVGDHDELVGRVAMVLHPSAAGNARRLSELLQLNTVISAPLVVGDGAIGAISVIGPGLRESDLPAVMAFANQTAAALETARLLEESRETEDAMVLTLAGAIELREALHSRSYEHAALAERLAQRLGFNAARRRRVRYAALLQDLGKINLPDSILKKRGRLDGEERALMMTHPVVAADVLRRFKPLADLAPLVRAHHEWFNGEGYPDGLKGEAIPVETRIISVVNAFFNVTFDLPTKTETTVAEGLEELTRFAGINLDPKLTEAFVLMCREAESGRTPWFQELTSALFSSHSAPTGVRDILSVADSRELRIIYRIAQETTAVLDLDTLLTRIVTIIREVMGYYMVSILLPVNDATELRVGAHSGYSLDITGLTIPVGEGITGWVYVHGVPHIVADVQADSRYIGLDDQVRSELAFPLMSRGRVVGVLNAESQQTDAFSEADVALMSAVASQLASCLEVAQLHDTLKREASHDPLTRLNNRRHFLERIQQEIARASEGGETFSIVFLDVDELKRINDTYGHLAGDALLREVSNALMDAVRGEDVVARYGGDEFVVLLPSTPAAAAASVAQRIADGIARHRFMAGRELLQIPGVSLGLANFPQDGATAEDLLASADATLYRQKRRTG
- a CDS encoding HD domain-containing phosphohydrolase, which translates into the protein MPERRTILITDDSSANRDLLSGQLSNLGFWTEAANNGEEAIRVARKLKPDLILMDIEMPVMNGHEATKRLKADPVTAEIPVLMMTGFDPRPERAKMVEAGGDDLIVKPIGLRDLQVRVRALLRLKELRRDLTSTQESLRELVKRENPTESKAPFDDRVALTAQALARLIGLDAEDQEVAFHAGLLHDIGQIGIPEALLTKQGRLSPDEFDQIKQHTILGAEIAGPFRPATVLAPAIRHHHERWDGTGYPDKLQGPAIPIMARIVSVADAFLAMITDRPYRPKHTVAKTLEILAAGSGTQWDPRLVAAFATSSLPQRIAGAVEGDQAKIA